Genomic segment of Schistocerca piceifrons isolate TAMUIC-IGC-003096 chromosome 1, iqSchPice1.1, whole genome shotgun sequence:
GCACTTACTTACAGTCATGCTGCATTACACAGGCAGATACACACGGTACGTCATTAAATGCAACGTTGAGTTACACTGATGCAGCTTTCAGTCTAATTTTGTCTACTGAACTTCAGCAGTTGTACTAGAGGTAACTGCATGTTCGTTATGCATGTGACAAACTGAAGGGATAGGTGAACACTGTCCCACCAGGGAAAATGAATTTCTGCATAAAATTGCTACTCAGAAAACAGATTTACAACAGAGGAACAATACATTAGAATCAACAGGCCACATCACTTGTAACAAATGTAACAAACATAATATGGACACTAATTTCTGATTTAGATGAATGCTGATGCACTAACCAAATTTCGCTAACATTTCTTCTCTAAACATTGAACACAAATTACATTACTGACTATTCATTATTTAACAATCAGTTCAAGTAACTGCTGCAAGCTTTAATTTGGTAAGTACATACAAGTGATACATCCATGTAAGTTCTCTGCCAAATGCAAAGAAACCTTGACAAACCCAACTTTACTTTAGAAATACACCATGTAATAGTGCAGTAGTTATGCACCCTGCAAGGTGAGTTAACACACTCCCATGATGGTGGTGATGACGTGACATAAATGCAATGAACTTTTGGAATTTACAGCAACAACAGTGTGTGCCATATCAGAACAGTTCACCCCCTATTAAAGAAATCAAGCCACCAAACTGTAAACCCATGAGTGTTTTCCCGATTGAACAACCTTGGAGGCATGGACTTGACAGAACACTATGAAAAGTCACAAAAATGTTGACAGTCGGACACTTCCGCAAGTCCTAAAATTTTATGTTAACTGGTTAAAACAAAAATCAAGCCAGAATAGTCACTGTGAGTATTTCCAGACAAAACAATTGGAACAAGACATGAAATAATTATTTCATGCAGTACacaggaaataaaaaaattccaCATTACCAATGCCACACAatatgtccacacacacacacacacacacacacacacacacacacacacacacacacacacacacacagagagagagagagagagagagagagagagagagagagagagagagagagactctgacttcaagaatatttttaaatacagtagAAGGTACGTAAATGAAAAGACTTTAGTCGTAAATTAGACATCCACCACTTAAGAATTCTTCATACACCTGTGAAGTGAAATCTCTGGAGAAATGGCTAGGAACTTTCTCACTGCCTACAAACCAGTTTACCTAAAAGGCTAATCTTTACTAACCACCACTATTTATGCAAATGATCAAATTGTAATATAAGTATGAGGTGTTAAATCGCTTGTTCCACCCTGTAACTAGCCCCCACTGCTCATGTGAAAAAAATACAGCAAAAAGTCAGACTTCGAACTTTATtcagaaattattaaataaaatataattcaaaCCCACTATTTATGTTTTAAAGCATTTATTTCAatcattattacacattcataatttCAAACACTCAGCACACAAACATTTTTCAGTTAACATTCGCTAAATCAAGCTTCACAAACACGACAATCCAAATCCAATACACTCACTTCACACTGGTAGTGTGATAACTTAATGACTACAATCTCAGCCACAATCTCTTGACCTTAAATACATTCTGCATGACATTAAGAACTGGAGACATTCATGGATTCTGCCTACCATTTGTAACTATATACAAAAAAGCATTTGTCAAGTAGTTTTCACAcggacacttcttcagttacaaccAAAAAACCATTTCCAATCACAGTACATACATACAACAAGTTTCTTtggagtaatattttaaattcaaaaCACACACTTTTCGTGAATCTGTGAACATTCATGTGAAATACAaatgaattatgtttttttttcattatataatTAAACATTACAAAAGGAAATGCTCAATACCGTGTGCTTTAAAGTTTAGTAGCAAGGAAAAACCCTTTCATCAAAATTACACACTTTCAGCATGAGGTGATAAACTAAAGTCATTAAGCTGAGActtgttacaaaaataataaaaattaaaaccacacacacacacacacacaattctgtaCATATGCTTTATGAACATAAAATGATCTTCCACATCATTTAACAAACTCAGCACACGGTCCATTTCTTGCAAAATATGACTTTTTTCAGCATTCAACAGCTATATCTCACTCTATGAGGAGCATACCATCCATCAAATATGACTAAATAGGATGGACTACTGGAAAAATAATTGCCCCATCAGTTATATTTCAGCATTGAATCATGTTTGTTTTTCTGTGACCACATTCCCTGCTGGCCATTGGTGCTGCCACCAGCTGGTCCTTGGCTGTTCATCCACCCACCACCATAATTAGTGGGTTGCTGATTTGTTCCGGTTGAAGCAGTGTCACTAGGATTCCCTTGCTGAGCAGCCTGTCCACCTTGCTGACCTGACCCCATCAGTCCCCAACCAGCCTGATTTAGAGCAGCTGCCACGAGCATGGGGTTTACCGCTgtcaacaatacattttgcatgtcTGAAGTGTTACCTTGTGCTCCCATATTTGCACCACTACCACCTCCCTGCCCAGACATACCCATACCCATCTGACCCATATTTACATTTGGGGTCAATGTCGTGTTGTTTGACCGAGGTGATGCAGAGCCCATTCTCATGTCTTCCCAATCTCTACCTCTGGCACCACCAACCATTGCCATTCCACCTTGCCTATTGGGACCACCTTGATACCCGCCTGCATTGCGGGCGTAATTATCGGCGTTTTTTGGCAATGCCATGCCTGTACGAACTGATACACCCTTAATAAGATGGTCCTCTCCACACAAACTGTTAGCCACCTCTGGATCTAAAAAAGTCACAAATGCAAATGCCCTGAATGGTTTTGGAATGAAAACATCAGTTACTTCACCAAAGTCAGAAAAGTAATCCTTTAGATCTTGAGCTGTCATATCTTGAGTTACTCTGCCAACAAATACTTTAGATGGCATTTGCTGAATGTGTCCATCTTTGGAATTAGGTATTTTAACATCACACCAACGTTCTCCAATTAAATGTCTTTGCGAGATGACTCGCATCTGTGATTCTATGTCCttaaacctaatgaaaccaaatcCTTTTGACTGTCCTGTTTTGGGATCGACCTTAACTTGTGACATAAGCAATTCACCAAACGCCTCAAAATATTCACGTAACTGCTGATCATTAATTTTCCACGGTAAACCAAGAACAATTAGATCAGTGCACTTCAGCTTGCTTTCCATTCTTTTGGTCTTAGACATTGAATTAATGGTATTATCATCTGATTTCCTTTTGTTCTCTTTGGGGAATACACAACAATATAAATTACCTTTCCAACCATCCTCTGGTGGATGCAATTTTCCATCAGCGAGACGAATGCCTCTCATACCCTGCGATTCCTTACAACGATACTTCAGACCACATGCTCCTGGAAACTGTGCTACCAATGTTGATAGTAGCAGTGTGCCATCTTCCTCAGTAGGAAGCTCCACAGGCTCCTCACATTCTTCTTCCGCAACCTGCACGTACTCTGTCATGTTTTTGTTCCTAAAAGAAATGGAGAAAGGTTGTCTCAATTAAATTACCAACAAAGGTTTAGAATGATCAAAGTTAGCTACACGAAAATGGAATCTCTCAGAAGGTACTACTTAATTATAAAGAAATTCATTACTCATCAGATACTATGCAACAAACTACAATTTAAATGTCCTAAGACACACTGATACTAAATCATACTACTGAACTGCAAAACATAGGCACAGTACGTCATTAATCAAACATTTCAAACTAACATTTAATACTGAAGAGGTCTCAATACATTAAACAACCCCCTAGAAAAATTAATTCCTTTGCCCAAAAAATTAGGCCTGGTGCTTCACTAAGCCAAGCATATAGCAATTCTGCAAGGTGCTTAACTCCTATTCCATCATAAAATAATAGTTGAGACGAGAAAATCATGCGACACAGTAAACACGACCGATCCGGCAGAAAGTTCACAGAATGTTTCCAGATAATTTGAGAAATAAAATACCGAGTTCTGAACAATGCTCAGTACGCAAACAAGCAGCGACGGACGTCGTGCCcacaacacaattaaaattttattgtaacttcGTATTGACTGCGGGTGGAATGCAAAGGAATCAACTACGAACGCTTGGACAATTTCGTGTATTAGCAAACAGGCTCACCTTACACGACAGAACACGTAAATAACACGGTGCACTCGATGATTATTAACAACGATTAGTTACGGCACGATTAGTAACATCTGTTCGCAACAGTCCAGGACCCAGACAAATACTTTACACGTATTACGACGCAGTACCAGCAAGCAAGAAAATGGATGCTGTACTGCGCGTGCGCAGAGCTGCGGCTTGAATATCAATAACAACTTCTCCTTCACCAGTAACCTATCTTACGGCAAAGTTTTACCTCGCAAAGCGCGTTGTTACGGCATTTGTAATAATGGCGGCTGCATAAACATCTATTTTTCACGAAAGTGCGCCAATAAAAATATCTCTAATCGTAACTTAAGTTTTCGTCCGAAGAAAGCTTACCGTATACTACAACTGTTTACTAAATACGAACCACTGCACTAATATTTTCCACTCAAcacaaactattagttacacaagTACCGACACATAAACCATTTACCACCACATTCACATCACACACAACGCCATACAAAGATCAATCTCAAAAGACATCAACGACCAAAGATGATACTCAATTTACTTTATAGCAGAGATCACTGGTATAGAACCAAGGCATTtcgaatgtttttttttattttattcgctTCTAGCATACAAACTTTTTATACATCACATTTTAGTTCTTTTGATACACAAACATATAGCAAGATAACATTTGTCTTTCTTCATTCATGTACGTCTTCAGATAGAGACATTTGTACCTACACTGCAAAGACACAAGTGACAGCTAACCATTTAACTGTTTATTCATTTCTGCAGTTAATTCAGTGatcaaaattatttcaaatttttatgtcTTCGTTCACTATAAATCTGGATATGGCGTGGAAGATCCTCCTTGTTCAGTCTCCGATAACTGGGCTCGTGCAAAGCGGCTGGCAGTGACGCAAGTTTAAAAACTGCTTTAAAAAGTTGACTCTGGCTTTCTCATAACGTGTACACCGAAATAAAATGTGGTTTATATCACCTATTGTTTGTTCTTCACACTAATAGTAGGTTGTCTCAGATACACCGATTCTGTGTGAGTGGGTGGGGAAGAGATCCATGACTTAGACACATTCTCACAATGCATATTATAATTTTCCTTGAATGTTTGTACGTCGCAAACCATGGTTGTGTTGATATGAATTTTTGTACGTTTGCATAGCTTTTACCTCTTGTTTGTTGACTTTCATTTCATTCTTCCCGCTATGAGAGAAGCACTTGTTCTCTTACTGTTAGGATTTTTCTGTGCATGCGAGTTTAATGTCTATAGGTCGTCACTGTTAATCGTTTCTCTTACTTGTTGATCGGATAAATCATTGTATAGAATGCCAGAATGTGACTTCATCCATACAAATTCTATTATCCGACCTGTTTTCTTACCTTGGTGATAATCATTTAATTGTTGAGACTCCATTTAATAGATCTATTGACCCAGTCCTTGTACTTATTGATTCAGCAGTTAGAATATTCTAATTTAGTTGTTTAAAACCATTTTAGCAACAAATCATGGAAAGTCCCTTGACAACAAGAAGCTTAGGATACCTTCCTCGGTATGAAACGATTGCATATTAAATTACTTGAAAGGAAATTCAGCAattaataactttttattttttgtcgttATGCATTCCAGGTTTTGGCAGAGCTTCACATGTCATAactcagatatgtacataattatctaGCCTGCAACTCTCTGTTTCCGAACTGTGTATCTATCATACATGCTTTTATAATCCAAGTTATATTGTTCCCATACAGCATTCATCATATGACCAACTGTTGGGTCAATTCCAGTGTTCAATTCCACCTGTCAGCTTTGACCAAGAACTCCTACGTAAATGGCTGAATCGTCTGCCATGTTTTCCCCAACTCTGAGGATTTGGTAATGTTCACATTTTGGGGGTTTAACCTACTCACACaaagtttacattatttcttataaaatatttgatattgcTTGTATAGAGCGTACCAAACAGTAATTCATGTATACAGAGATATTTAGAATGCCTTTTTCTTATGGAAGAAAAACTGAAGTGTAATACTGCATGGCTATAGAAATGTAGGCTCATGTCAATGTGAGGCCCTTAGAAATGTACCATGCATGATCTCAAACCTAGAAGTATGTACATTCCCCAAAACAAATGTTGTttgctattttttgtttattttttgttcataaGATTAAATTAGTTCTTGCCCAGCAGGGAAGTCTGAAGAACCATCCCTCCaaacaccaaatataaattttttgtatCTGGAATTCATGCTGTTATTAAATGTCTTTATCActaacacaaaaataagacagaaaaTTTGTTACTATTTGAGTTGTGGTCAAAACTGCATTCTTTGAAGGTTACATTACCTTTGCAGGTTTGTTATCAATGACTAATTACTATAAAAAAATCGTAATTATCACTCAGCCTACCATACCTGTACAACAATATGGCGCCAAGTattattcagtttgtgtatgtatgtttatGATAACGATGTATAAATACACCACAATAAATAATCCTCATCACCTTGCCAATTGCTAAAATACCTCAGGAATCAAAAAATTCTGGGACAAACTGCTTCAGCAGTCGTTGTACAATAGATTTCATGTTTATAGCTACTTTTATTAACATACACTTACAACTGAGCGCCAGGTCCTGGTTCCCTGTTATCCCTGTCAATTTATTGCCGATCTTTGTCTTCGTTTCAGACTATTTTGAAATCTAAACATACGAAAACCATTTTTGTCATGGTTAGTGCAGCTCACAGCTGAGTGGGTACCCAAGTTTATGACTAATTCTTCAATATATTTGATTAGAAATCTCAGCTTGCATCGTAAACCACTATGAATATGCTATACTTTAAGGAAAATGTGACAGACGATTCAGCTCAGATTATAGGAGTTTTACTTTATCCAGTGACGTTCGTGTGATGACATGAGTTTATGATGCGTAAGATTTAAGTGGCCTATTATTAAATTTTATCTGTGATTGACCTAGTAACTGAGGTAGACTATGTTGTTTATTACAAATGCGTTGCGATCTCCAAGGGTGTGTTACACAGGATCCTGAGcagacagcttaaattgctgcaagtcAGTCAAATCAAATCCTTTTATTTGCCTGAAGATAACACTGGTGTTATGTAAGACATCATCTGGTGCAAACTGTTTCTTTACAGAATATAATGTTGTGACAGAATATAGTGTTACATATTTGATTTACATAAATGTTACTGTACACTTGCGTATTACAGGGATTATATTGTACAGCATCTAGTTCGggttataaataaattattatatcATTTACACTACTACAAATGAATTCCTCAACATTCTAGAAGGTCATTCTTTTTAACCATGATTCCATCACATTTTAAATTTGATGTGTGGTAGGTCCCCCAACACTTTGTGGTACCTTACTCAGGAACACCACGCTAATGTGcagaaaattatttttagtcttgGATGGTCTAGTCCAGGAGACATTTATCAGGTTTTTGTTCCTGGTTTCAGAAGTATGGACATTAACCCTAGTTTTGTACATATGTGCATTCTCTTTGGCACAGACAAGAACCTGAGTATGTTCGAGTTGGGAACAATAAGTATTCTGCattcagtgaaatatttttttgCAAGAAACTATGTTTCGTAGACCAAAAATGGATCTTATTACTTTCTCCTGCCAGAAGAAAACATTCTTAACTACAacaatttccccagaatattagcCCATAGTTCAAGGGTGTATGGCAAAATACGTAATAGGCCATCTGTAGTAGGTCTTGATTCATGCAGGTCttctattttattattatgtacacTGCTCTCGATAATTCATTGCAATCTTTTTCTGTCTGgttattccaaaataactttttGTCTAGATGGATTTCATTGTCATTCCCTTGAGATTGTGCACATCAGTATCAAGGTTACTGAGGGAGAACAGTATCTGCTCTGTTTTATTATCATTTTGCTTGCATATGTTACCCTTAAACCACTGAATTGCCTCTTTCATCAAAGGTCATTCATTTATGAGATGCTATGAAACTGGTGTGACTTGCAAAAGTGACTGCTTTCCACAACAAAAGACTTGGCAAGTCATTTGCATATTCCAGCACAGAACCTTATGAAACTCCATTTTCACATTCAGAAAATCAGGTTTTTTTTGCTTGGATTTGTGATCACCATTTGTTTTCTTTTAGCTAAATGTGATCTCATAAGTGCTAGTTCATTGCCTTTTGTTCTGTAATGTTctatttcttaaaatattttgtgaaacagCGTCAAAGACCTTGCTAAGATCTATTAGACCGGCATGATCTTTTGTCTGTTTTCAAAGCCAAGTAAGGCACAGAACGCGTCTTCATCTGCCTTAATTGTAGACACTCGATATTGAAACCTGTATTGCACACCATTTACGAGGTTTTTACTGTCAAAAAAGTATTCAGTTGTTTTTTTGCTGTGGTGTCAATAATTTTCAATACTGTTTTGCAATAAAACAATATGCCAATAATTTTCAGTTGAGTTTCGGTCTcctttttaatgcacaggcaagatGGTGGTCAGCTTCAAGCTGTCAAGAAATCAACATGTTTTTGAACATCGGTTACATAAGGAAACTCAGGGCCTGATTGTttgcatttactacatttttaaggAACAATTAGACAAACAATAGACATCCTATGTTCTAGAGTTGCTCAGCTTGGAGATTACTTCCATTAATTCCTTAGGGTAAACAGTTTTCCATTGAAGACGTTCTGAACCAGTGTTAGTTCGAACTTGCCATGAAAGAAGTGATCCGTTTATATTTCCATGGTTCTTGTCTTGACTTCACTGTCATAAACAAATTTCCATCATTTATGAAAGAATAGTTCCTGCTTTAATTACAGTCCAAGCTGCTTTGCATTTGTTGCTGGACTTAAGAACATAATCATCATTGGCCTCTTTCTTAGTAACAATTAGTTCTTTTCTGTATATCTTTTTTAGTTTGTCAGAAACAGTTTTTAGTGAACGTCTAACAGGATTTTTCATAATAGACTCTCAGTAGTTTTCTTATCCTTTCTTCTGCTTCTTGATGTGTAACCAACTCGAACTTGTTTTGAGTGGTTACCAGTCATTAAAGATATTGACAATAGTATGCAGGAAGCACTCAAATGCTACAGTAAATGAGTTACTTTGCATCACACTAGAATTCCAATCTCTGATTATAATTCTCTGTGTCatatttattatgtttgtattacTTAGCTGCCTTACTGCCCTGGGTTCTTTTGTTTCCTCATGAAGTTTACCAAGTCTAGCTAGTTTTATAAATATGCCCTCATAGTCAGGCAGCATGGGTTTCACAAAATCCGAGACAACATTCCTTCTGCAGACATTTGGGATAAAATTATCTAGGCTTTGTGTCTTGTGGATTTACCATTTAGACAGAAGAAATTGTGTGATCTCATAGTATCTAACAGAAGGTTAAGTTTAGAACTATGAATACTAACTTCTATAATAATATCACAAAGGATAAGAATTTTATATGCAAGTATAACAGTAACAGTTTCTCTACATGGTTAACTGTAACTTTTGAGTCTGTATTGAGAGTCCAGTATACGGAAACTACAATAACCAGGCATTCAGGGAATGGAATACTGGCTGCATCAAACTCTTCTTCTTGAATTATATGCTTAAGATCTATTACACTGACATTACGTTTTATGTACACTTTGACAAGTATACCTATACTTCCTTTCCTTGTACTGGACCTAACACAAGCAGATGCTGTTTGTAGCCATCACATATGTACAACTGGCTTTTATCTTTTGTGAGCAAGTGCTCATTGAGACACAGAAAACCACAATGTAATTCTTTTAGAAGCAGCTTTAATTCAGATTTGTTTCGTATTGACTGCATATTTATGTGGAAGAAAGAGAGACATTCAATATTTATCTCTGGAAAACCTATTTCAGATTTTGCATTATGCAATAGCTGTTCAGGATGTTCCAATTCACAATTATCTTAACTAGctgttagctattttatttcacaTATCAAGGCAGAGTTGTATTTTGAAATTAGCTACATGCCTACATACAAACTGTATAGGGCATTTTGGGCACTTCACATGTTTCCCTTATCTGACCATGTAAGTGCTGTTGTGCCTATTTGCTTATGATTTAGGGCTTAGCAAGTTTATAAGACCATCGGTAAATTTCTGTTTATCCAGTCTCTTTCATAACAGCTAATATCTTATACACAGATATTACTGGATTTCCTACAAACAATGAACAAATCTGAATTAGCTTTTCCAATCTCCATGATTGCACACAACCAGTCAAGGAGGATGTACATTTTTGGTAAGTTCACGACTTTTACTTTTGAGTTTCTTAACCATTACAGTTTTACACTCATCGTTTTTGCAGTGTTccctgttacatttatttatatgttctacaaCATTTTTGAGTTAGGCCCTGCCTTTTACAGTGGCACTAACCTTTAAG
This window contains:
- the LOC124780346 gene encoding TAR DNA-binding protein 43-like, giving the protein MTEYVQVAEEECEEPVELPTEEDGTLLLSTLVAQFPGACGLKYRCKESQGMRGIRLADGKLHPPEDGWKGNLYCCVFPKENKRKSDDNTINSMSKTKRMESKLKCTDLIVLGLPWKINDQQLREYFEAFGELLMSQVKVDPKTGQSKGFGFIRFKDIESQMRVISQRHLIGERWCDVKIPNSKDGHIQQMPSKVFVGRVTQDMTAQDLKDYFSDFGEVTDVFIPKPFRAFAFVTFLDPEVANSLCGEDHLIKGVSVRTGMALPKNADNYARNAGGYQGGPNRQGGMAMVGGARGRDWEDMRMGSASPRSNNTTLTPNVNMGQMGMGMSGQGGGSGANMGAQGNTSDMQNVLLTAVNPMLVAAALNQAGWGLMGSGQQGGQAAQQGNPSDTASTGTNQQPTNYGGGWMNSQGPAGGSTNGQQGMWSQKNKHDSMLKYN